One genomic region from Stackebrandtia nassauensis DSM 44728 encodes:
- a CDS encoding DUF6114 domain-containing protein, with protein MSTTAETIRRWWRAFTAWRRDRPFWGGVLTIAGALELLALTAAPLQIMLIRGLAGIGTLVIAAMLIALAIISWTHGHLRVICGVFIVILGLASFAVSNLGGFFIGLLLALVGGSLIFAWQPGKPPDADETATEEIPPVPAAETAEESDRTTADMTVRAPSPVITPAGRAPSRPRLILRVASVLAVVAAAFVAVPQASAQQTRPSADPTWPCPDWPWPWPCDDSSEPDDPGDDDPDDPGDDEPDKPGDDDPDKPEKPDEECDESKLPAKPPKLGTEAAKKTAKALAACLAQPGSGDAEGRDLPTASTYHPLLNADVMTMTGMNSGGAVDVPTADGKQRALEFTMDTLDLYNMDQASGIEGTKAQLHVINMGSSAVLSGGVRLYVQRMEGLIFGVVPIVITADLPLPPIPVPYLVVTEAKVQTAYVRADRVDLPDLEEPTR; from the coding sequence ATGTCCACCACCGCCGAGACGATACGGCGGTGGTGGCGGGCCTTCACCGCCTGGCGCCGGGACCGTCCATTCTGGGGCGGAGTGCTCACCATCGCCGGAGCGCTGGAACTGCTCGCCCTGACCGCCGCACCGCTGCAGATCATGCTGATCCGGGGCCTGGCCGGGATCGGCACCCTCGTCATCGCCGCCATGCTGATCGCGCTGGCGATCATCAGTTGGACCCACGGCCACCTGCGGGTGATCTGCGGGGTGTTCATCGTGATCCTCGGGCTGGCGTCCTTCGCGGTGTCCAACCTGGGCGGATTCTTCATCGGACTGCTGCTGGCCCTTGTGGGCGGTTCGCTGATATTCGCCTGGCAGCCCGGGAAACCACCCGACGCCGACGAGACCGCCACCGAGGAGATCCCGCCGGTACCCGCGGCGGAGACCGCCGAGGAGTCCGACCGCACCACCGCCGACATGACGGTCCGCGCACCATCCCCTGTGATCACTCCCGCCGGCCGCGCCCCCTCCCGGCCCCGGCTGATCCTGCGCGTCGCCAGCGTCCTGGCGGTCGTGGCCGCCGCGTTCGTCGCCGTCCCGCAGGCCTCGGCGCAGCAGACCAGACCCAGCGCCGACCCGACCTGGCCCTGCCCCGACTGGCCCTGGCCGTGGCCGTGCGACGACTCGTCCGAACCGGACGATCCCGGTGACGACGACCCTGACGACCCCGGCGATGACGAGCCCGACAAGCCGGGCGACGACGACCCGGACAAACCCGAGAAGCCCGACGAGGAATGCGACGAGTCGAAGCTGCCCGCCAAGCCCCCGAAGCTGGGAACCGAGGCCGCGAAGAAGACCGCCAAGGCGCTGGCGGCCTGCCTGGCCCAGCCCGGTTCCGGCGACGCCGAGGGCCGCGACCTGCCCACCGCCTCGACGTACCACCCGCTGCTCAACGCCGACGTCATGACCATGACCGGCATGAACTCCGGCGGTGCCGTCGACGTGCCCACCGCCGACGGGAAACAGCGCGCGCTGGAGTTCACCATGGACACCCTCGACCTGTACAACATGGACCAGGCGTCTGGGATCGAGGGCACGAAGGCCCAGCTCCACGTCATCAACATGGGCTCCTCGGCGGTGCTGTCGGGCGGCGTCCGGCTCTACGTGCAACGCATGGAGGGGCTGATCTTCGGCGTGGTGCCGATCGTGATCACCGCCGACCTGCCGCTGCCGCCGATACCGGTGCCGTACCTGGTCGTCACCGAGGCCAAGGTGCAGACCGCCTACGTGCGGGCCGACCGCGTCGACCTGCCCGATCTGGAGGAACCGACCCGCTGA
- a CDS encoding serine hydrolase yields MDALTRFDARFGALDGEFSVWCGRPGKPPVYTLEPDRLHYPASTMKIGVMAAAYRLADAGKLDLDEHIAVHNEFTSAVGGGFAMDPEYDSDAEVWQYQGASASVRWLIRRMIVRSSNLATNLVLDKVGYAAAQEAYRAAGATRSITRRGIEDYAARDAGVDNEITAADLAAQLSAIQLGRLASPASCAEMLDVLAAQEFQVDFARGLPEGTRIALKNGWIDGVRHSAALVYPDDTEPYALVACATSPLATSQEGDDEVCRIFAELSAAVWQRRADLG; encoded by the coding sequence ATGGACGCATTGACACGGTTTGACGCGCGGTTCGGCGCGCTGGACGGCGAGTTCTCGGTGTGGTGTGGCAGGCCGGGGAAGCCGCCGGTGTACACCCTTGAGCCCGATCGGCTGCACTACCCGGCCAGCACGATGAAGATCGGTGTGATGGCGGCGGCCTACCGGCTCGCCGACGCCGGGAAGCTGGACCTCGACGAGCACATCGCGGTGCACAACGAGTTCACCTCCGCGGTGGGCGGCGGCTTCGCGATGGATCCGGAGTACGACTCGGACGCGGAGGTGTGGCAGTACCAGGGCGCGAGCGCCTCGGTGCGGTGGCTGATCCGGCGGATGATCGTGCGTTCGTCCAATCTGGCCACCAACCTGGTGCTGGACAAGGTGGGTTACGCGGCGGCGCAGGAGGCGTACCGGGCCGCCGGGGCCACCCGCAGCATCACCCGGCGCGGCATCGAGGACTACGCCGCCCGCGACGCCGGGGTGGACAACGAGATCACCGCGGCCGACCTGGCCGCGCAGCTGTCGGCGATCCAGCTGGGGCGGCTGGCCTCACCGGCGTCGTGCGCCGAGATGCTGGATGTGCTGGCGGCGCAGGAGTTCCAGGTGGACTTCGCGCGCGGTCTGCCGGAGGGGACCCGGATCGCGTTGAAGAACGGCTGGATCGACGGCGTCCGGCATTCGGCGGCACTGGTGTACCCCGACGACACCGAGCCGTACGCGCTGGTCGCGTGTGCGACCAGCCCGCTGGCCACCTCGCAGGAGGGTGACGACGAGGTGTGCCGGATCTTCGCCGAGCTCTCGGCGGCGGTGTGGCAGCGCCGGGCGGACCTGGGCTGA
- a CDS encoding 7-cyano-7-deazaguanine synthase, which yields MRTPKRTWRFHFGGHPSRVPEGWVRLDAPLDNELLHDGPPQVGLTLAGLREAIGRQPPARVEDLFTIAVAVYTADRRAPRRRDGKPRRFELNIPVSEPDTWNRPQSRALLCALLGGLSGDEWTVQFRQDVNPPPWQSQLLPAEVEAVALFSGGLDSFCHAGLLRPASKVVLVSHGLGPNLRERKRELRAALGGETVMSAEFQVRINAVPGTEREPHPRTRALLLLAAGVLVCAANGVDTLHCPENGLLALHPAKAPLWSQSATPIPPMTVHLANALLDSLDVDTRVVNPYAELTKGEVCERAVDAGWRRSLLGRTITCVNPDKKSSGRFGNCGYCRHCLVRHAALVRVGGDLTEYRDVYPPEIPLMAPGPHDKDLRALRAWLGGELTAEQLAPLPPEADAARALAVVERARLELADIYRV from the coding sequence ATGCGCACCCCCAAACGGACCTGGCGGTTTCACTTCGGCGGGCACCCCTCCCGCGTCCCCGAGGGCTGGGTTCGGCTGGACGCGCCCCTGGACAACGAACTCCTCCACGACGGACCGCCGCAGGTCGGGCTGACCCTGGCGGGGCTGCGCGAGGCCATCGGACGGCAGCCGCCCGCCCGCGTCGAGGACCTGTTCACCATCGCGGTGGCCGTCTACACCGCCGACCGGCGCGCGCCGCGTCGCCGCGACGGCAAACCGCGCCGCTTCGAGCTCAACATCCCGGTGTCCGAACCCGACACCTGGAACCGGCCGCAGTCGCGGGCGCTGCTGTGCGCCCTGCTGGGGGGACTGTCGGGTGACGAGTGGACGGTCCAGTTCAGACAGGACGTCAACCCGCCGCCGTGGCAGTCGCAGCTGCTACCCGCCGAAGTCGAGGCGGTGGCGCTGTTCTCCGGCGGCCTGGACTCGTTCTGCCACGCCGGTCTGCTGCGCCCTGCGTCGAAGGTCGTCCTGGTCTCACACGGACTGGGCCCCAACCTGCGGGAACGCAAACGCGAACTACGCGCCGCCCTCGGCGGCGAGACGGTGATGTCGGCCGAGTTCCAGGTGCGCATCAACGCCGTGCCGGGAACCGAACGCGAACCGCACCCGCGCACCCGGGCGCTGCTGTTGCTGGCCGCCGGGGTGCTGGTGTGCGCGGCCAACGGCGTCGACACCCTGCACTGCCCCGAGAACGGGCTGCTGGCCCTGCATCCGGCGAAAGCGCCACTGTGGTCACAGTCGGCGACCCCGATCCCGCCCATGACCGTGCACCTCGCCAACGCACTGCTCGACAGCCTCGACGTGGACACCCGGGTGGTCAACCCGTACGCCGAGCTGACCAAGGGCGAGGTGTGTGAACGCGCCGTGGACGCCGGATGGCGGCGCTCGCTGCTGGGCCGCACCATCACCTGCGTCAACCCCGACAAGAAGTCCAGCGGCCGGTTCGGCAACTGCGGCTACTGCCGCCACTGCCTGGTCCGGCACGCGGCCCTGGTGCGGGTCGGCGGCGATCTGACCGAATACCGCGACGTGTACCCGCCCGAGATCCCGTTGATGGCCCCCGGTCCGCACGACAAGGACCTGCGGGCGCTGCGCGCCTGGCTCGGTGGCGAGCTGACCGCCGAGCAACTGGCGCCGCTGCCACCCGAGGCCGACGCCGCGCGCGCTCTGGCCGTCGTGGAGCGGGCCCGGCTGGAACTGGCCGACATCTACCGCGTCTGA
- a CDS encoding SigE family RNA polymerase sigma factor: MTPLDEREFNDFVAARFDRLGRFAYLLCGDWHRSEDAVQKAFTKLYLVWSKRDIRSPDAYVRRIIVNVINDDYRLGFLKRERVVDELPDRLGPDGSEASDDRLMVLAALTQLPKRQRTAVVLRYWEDLPIEQVAEIMKCTTGAVKSQSSRGLAALRAIIDGTRSSHDKTPPEGLARLRPAT, encoded by the coding sequence ATGACGCCATTGGACGAACGCGAGTTCAACGATTTCGTCGCGGCCCGGTTCGACCGGCTGGGACGGTTCGCGTACTTGCTGTGCGGCGACTGGCATCGTTCCGAGGACGCCGTCCAGAAGGCGTTCACCAAGCTGTACCTGGTGTGGTCCAAACGCGACATCAGGTCCCCGGACGCCTACGTGCGCCGCATCATCGTCAACGTCATCAACGACGACTACCGACTGGGCTTCCTCAAGCGGGAACGGGTCGTCGACGAGCTGCCAGACCGGCTCGGCCCGGACGGTTCCGAGGCCAGCGACGACCGGCTGATGGTGCTGGCCGCGCTGACCCAGCTGCCCAAACGGCAGCGCACCGCGGTGGTGCTGCGGTACTGGGAGGACCTGCCCATCGAACAGGTCGCCGAGATCATGAAGTGCACGACCGGCGCCGTGAAGAGCCAGAGCTCCCGGGGCCTGGCGGCGCTGCGCGCCATCATCGACGGCACCCGCTCATCCCACGACAAGACACCCCCGGAGGGGTTGGCCCGGCTGCGCCCGGCGACCTGA